A region from the Pseudonocardia petroleophila genome encodes:
- a CDS encoding SDR family oxidoreductase, whose product MGLLDGTVLLVSGGTQGVGAGVARAAVREGAQVTISGRRADVGEKAAADIGARFVTADIADPEQARASVAAVISEHGRIDALVNAAGLTDRGTLLDTTPELFDRHVAVNLRGPFFTMQAAVSDMVGRGAPGAVVNVISSSELGGQPFLAPYVAAKAGLAGLTRNAAHAHRFDRVRINGLDIGWTDTEGEDATQRAFHDADDTWRADAAARLPMGKLGQVDEIADFVVFLLSPRSGVVTGSVIDWDQNVLGGLD is encoded by the coding sequence ATGGGACTGCTGGACGGAACGGTGCTGCTGGTCAGCGGCGGCACGCAGGGGGTCGGGGCCGGTGTCGCCCGGGCCGCGGTGCGGGAGGGCGCGCAGGTCACGATCAGCGGCCGGCGCGCCGACGTCGGGGAGAAGGCGGCCGCCGACATCGGCGCGCGGTTCGTGACCGCCGACATCGCCGACCCGGAGCAGGCACGGGCGTCCGTCGCCGCGGTGATCTCGGAGCACGGCCGGATCGACGCGCTGGTCAACGCGGCGGGGCTCACCGACCGCGGCACCCTGCTCGACACCACCCCGGAGCTGTTCGACCGGCACGTCGCGGTCAACCTGCGCGGGCCGTTCTTCACGATGCAGGCGGCCGTCTCCGACATGGTGGGCCGCGGCGCACCCGGCGCGGTCGTCAACGTCATCTCGTCCTCGGAGCTGGGCGGGCAGCCGTTCCTCGCGCCCTACGTCGCGGCGAAGGCCGGGCTCGCCGGCCTCACCCGCAACGCCGCGCACGCCCACCGCTTCGACCGCGTGCGGATCAACGGCCTCGACATCGGCTGGACCGACACCGAGGGCGAGGACGCCACCCAGCGCGCCTTCCACGACGCCGACGACACCTGGCGCGCCGACGCGGCCGCCCGGCTGCCGATGGGCAAGCTCGGCCAGGTCGACGAGATCGCCGACTTCGTGGTGTTCCTGCTGTCGCCGCGCAGCGGCGTCGTCACCGGCTCCGTCATCGACTGGGACCAGAACGTCCTCGGAGGGTTGGACTGA
- a CDS encoding HelD family protein, whose protein sequence is MLYGRLDARRAETAQRLHDALHDETVGTPQALTERDAAAAMYTDRLAALRAAEHGLAFGRLDAADEADGSPGERRYIGRLGLLDEDNDYEPLLMDWRAPAARPFYTATAASPEGMRRRRHLRTRRRELLAIDDEVLDLDDVDAGTRSSGLTSEAALLAAVGARRTGRMGDIVATIQSEQDAIIRSKPSGVLVVQGGPGTGKTAVALHRAAYLLYTHRDRLARRGVLVVGPNPTFLRYIGQVLPSLGETSVVLGTVGQLFPNLDARRPEPAATAEVKGRADMAAVVAAAVRDRQQVPRRPVELDVEGQRIRLDRDVANSARTRARRSRKPHNEAKRIFHKEAVNLLAQQAARGLGGAGLNSARFLDAGDLADIREELTESRELARALDDLWPTLSAEQLLTDLFADPRRLGSVARRIPAEDRARLERPAPGDDVPPGLRWTPADVPLLDEAAELLGDDGAERAAREAAALREEVLYAQGVLDVLDLEEDLDDELLRAGDVVDADRLAERQAVRRYDSTADRAAADREWTYGHVIVDEAQELSAMAWRLVMRRCPTRSMTLVGDIAQTGDLAGASSWGQVLSPYVANRWRLEQLTVNYRTPSEIADVADDVLAVIEPGLAAPSSVRSTGVPPRAVAADPAALDDTVAKVLAEESGAVPDGRTVVLAPAARVRDLRLRLLGAAEPEQGPDTPDGPADPSVDLESPVVVLPISSAKGLEFDAVVLVEPAEVLAESPRGANDLYVALTRATQRLAVVHTQPLPPMLHRLDAG, encoded by the coding sequence ATGCTCTACGGCCGCCTCGACGCCCGGCGGGCGGAGACCGCGCAGCGGCTGCACGACGCCCTGCACGACGAGACCGTCGGCACGCCGCAGGCCCTCACCGAGCGCGACGCCGCGGCGGCGATGTACACCGACCGGCTGGCCGCGCTGCGCGCCGCCGAGCACGGCCTGGCCTTCGGCCGCCTCGACGCCGCCGACGAGGCCGACGGCTCGCCGGGGGAGCGCCGCTACATCGGCCGCCTCGGGCTGCTCGACGAGGACAACGACTACGAGCCGCTGCTGATGGATTGGCGCGCCCCGGCGGCGCGCCCGTTCTACACCGCCACGGCCGCGTCCCCGGAGGGCATGCGCCGGCGGCGGCACCTGCGCACCCGCCGCCGCGAGCTGCTGGCCATCGACGACGAGGTGCTCGACCTCGACGACGTCGACGCCGGCACCCGGTCCTCGGGGCTCACCAGCGAGGCGGCGCTGCTCGCCGCGGTCGGGGCGCGGCGCACGGGGCGGATGGGCGACATCGTCGCCACCATCCAGTCCGAGCAGGACGCGATCATCCGCTCCAAGCCGTCGGGCGTCCTGGTGGTGCAGGGCGGGCCGGGCACCGGCAAGACGGCCGTCGCGCTGCACCGGGCCGCGTACCTGCTCTACACCCACCGCGACCGGCTGGCCCGGCGCGGTGTGCTCGTCGTCGGCCCCAACCCCACGTTCCTGCGCTACATCGGGCAGGTGCTGCCGTCGCTGGGGGAGACCAGCGTCGTGCTCGGCACCGTCGGGCAGCTGTTCCCGAACCTCGACGCGCGGCGGCCCGAACCCGCCGCCACCGCGGAGGTGAAGGGGCGGGCCGACATGGCCGCCGTCGTCGCCGCGGCGGTGCGCGACCGCCAGCAGGTGCCGCGCCGCCCCGTCGAGCTCGACGTGGAGGGACAGCGGATCCGGCTCGACCGCGACGTCGCCAACTCCGCGCGCACCCGGGCCCGCCGCTCGCGCAAGCCGCACAACGAGGCCAAGCGGATCTTCCACAAGGAGGCCGTGAACCTGCTCGCCCAGCAGGCGGCCCGCGGGCTGGGCGGGGCGGGTCTCAACTCCGCGCGCTTCCTCGACGCGGGCGACCTCGCCGACATCCGCGAGGAGCTCACCGAGAGCCGCGAGCTCGCCCGGGCCCTCGACGACCTGTGGCCCACCCTCTCGGCCGAGCAGCTGCTCACCGACCTGTTCGCCGATCCCCGCCGGCTCGGCTCGGTCGCCCGCCGCATCCCGGCGGAGGACCGGGCCCGCCTGGAGCGGCCCGCGCCCGGCGACGACGTCCCGCCCGGCCTGCGCTGGACCCCCGCCGACGTCCCGCTGCTCGACGAGGCCGCCGAGCTCCTCGGCGACGACGGCGCCGAGCGGGCCGCGCGCGAGGCCGCTGCGCTGCGCGAGGAGGTCCTCTACGCGCAGGGCGTGCTCGACGTGCTCGACCTGGAGGAGGACCTCGACGACGAGCTGCTGCGCGCCGGCGACGTCGTCGACGCCGACCGCCTCGCCGAGCGGCAGGCCGTGCGCCGCTACGACTCCACCGCCGACCGCGCCGCCGCCGACCGGGAGTGGACCTACGGCCACGTCATCGTCGACGAGGCCCAGGAGCTCTCCGCGATGGCGTGGCGGCTCGTCATGCGCCGCTGCCCGACCCGCTCGATGACCCTCGTCGGCGACATCGCGCAGACCGGCGACCTGGCCGGGGCGTCGTCGTGGGGGCAGGTGCTCTCGCCGTACGTGGCGAACCGGTGGCGGCTGGAGCAGCTCACCGTCAACTACCGCACCCCGTCGGAGATCGCCGACGTCGCCGACGACGTGCTCGCCGTGATCGAGCCGGGGCTCGCGGCCCCGAGCTCGGTGCGCAGCACGGGCGTGCCGCCGCGCGCGGTCGCGGCCGACCCCGCCGCCCTCGACGACACCGTCGCGAAGGTGCTCGCGGAGGAGTCGGGGGCGGTGCCCGACGGGCGGACCGTGGTGCTCGCCCCGGCCGCGCGGGTCCGCGACCTGCGGCTGCGGCTCCTCGGGGCCGCGGAGCCCGAGCAGGGACCCGACACCCCCGACGGCCCGGCCGACCCGAGCGTCGACCTGGAGTCCCCGGTGGTGGTCCTGCCGATCTCCTCGGCGAAGGGCCTGGAGTTCGACGCGGTGGTGCTGGTGGAGCCCGCGGAGGTGCTCGCGGAGTCCCCGCGCGGGGCCAACGACCTCTACGTCGCGCTCACCCGGGCCACGCAGCGGCTCGCGGTGGTGCACACGCAGCCGCTGCCGCCGATGCTGCACCGGCTCGACGCCGGCTGA
- a CDS encoding N-acetylmuramoyl-L-alanine amidase, with protein MRFTARVALFAATAVLVGCGAAGPAPAASTSTSTSTSTPTSPPTTVAPLTRGPGPTVAASEPRVVVLDPGHNGGNGANPAAIGREVPDGRGGTKACNTTGTETDAGYPEHAFTWDVSRRVQAGLEDAGVRVVLTRPDDDGVGPCVDERGRAGEAADADAVVSIHADGSAPADSGFHVALSDPPLNAAQGAPARELAVAVRDAMRTAGFPDSDYIGDQALSPRGDLGGLNLATRPTVLVECANMRNPGEAALVSSEAGRQRYAEAIAAGILAFLG; from the coding sequence ATGAGGTTCACCGCCCGGGTCGCCCTGTTCGCCGCGACGGCGGTCCTGGTCGGGTGCGGGGCCGCGGGACCCGCACCCGCGGCGTCCACGTCCACCTCCACGTCCACCTCCACGCCCACCTCGCCGCCGACCACCGTCGCCCCGCTCACCCGGGGCCCCGGGCCCACCGTCGCGGCGTCGGAACCGCGGGTCGTCGTCCTCGATCCCGGCCACAACGGCGGCAACGGCGCGAACCCCGCCGCGATCGGCCGGGAGGTCCCCGACGGCCGCGGCGGCACCAAGGCCTGCAACACCACCGGAACCGAGACCGACGCCGGCTACCCCGAGCACGCGTTCACCTGGGACGTCTCCCGGCGGGTGCAGGCCGGCCTGGAGGACGCCGGGGTGCGGGTCGTCCTCACCCGGCCCGACGACGACGGCGTCGGGCCCTGCGTCGACGAGCGCGGCCGGGCGGGTGAGGCCGCCGACGCCGACGCGGTGGTCTCGATCCACGCCGACGGCTCGGCCCCCGCCGACAGCGGCTTCCACGTCGCACTCTCCGACCCGCCGCTCAACGCCGCCCAGGGCGCGCCCGCCCGGGAGCTCGCCGTCGCCGTCCGCGACGCGATGCGCACCGCGGGCTTCCCCGACTCCGACTACATCGGGGACCAGGCCCTGTCCCCGCGCGGCGACCTCGGCGGCCTCAACCTCGCCACCCGCCCGACCGTCCTCGTCGAGTGCGCCAACATGCGCAACCCCGGCGAGGCCGCGCTGGTGTCGAGCGAGGCCGGGAGGCAGCGCTACGCCGAGGCGATCGCCGCCGGCATCCTCGCGTTCCTGGGCTGA
- a CDS encoding RNA polymerase sigma factor SigF — protein sequence MPDHEASRDSEYGHLAPLFAEFAALPPDHPDRAALRARLVTGHLPVVRHIARRFSGRGEPSDDLEQAGTIGLLGAVDRFDPSHGSDFLSYAVPTITGEIRRHFRDRTWAMRVPRRLKDLQATIAGAVGPLSQELGRAPRPSEIAARLDMPVDQVLEGLDAQQAYRNTSLDELVAGGETPLADTLGAIDVDMATVEYRETLGPLLEELPERERTILVLRFFGNMTQTQIADRVGVSQMHVSRLLAQTLRQLREKLNAAG from the coding sequence GTGCCCGATCACGAGGCCTCACGCGATTCCGAGTACGGGCACCTGGCCCCGCTGTTCGCCGAGTTCGCCGCGCTGCCACCCGACCACCCCGACCGTGCCGCGCTGCGTGCGCGGCTGGTCACCGGCCACCTGCCCGTCGTCCGGCACATCGCCCGGCGCTTCTCCGGCCGCGGGGAGCCCTCCGACGACCTGGAGCAGGCGGGCACCATCGGGCTGCTCGGCGCCGTCGACCGCTTCGATCCCTCCCACGGCAGCGACTTCCTGTCCTACGCGGTGCCCACCATCACCGGCGAGATCCGCCGGCACTTCCGCGACCGCACGTGGGCGATGCGGGTGCCGCGCCGCCTCAAGGACCTGCAGGCGACGATCGCCGGGGCGGTCGGCCCGCTGTCGCAGGAGCTCGGCCGCGCCCCGCGTCCCAGCGAGATCGCCGCCCGCCTGGACATGCCCGTCGACCAGGTACTGGAGGGCCTCGACGCCCAGCAGGCCTACCGCAACACCTCGCTCGACGAGCTGGTCGCCGGCGGCGAGACGCCGCTCGCCGACACCCTCGGCGCGATCGACGTCGACATGGCGACCGTCGAGTACCGCGAGACCCTGGGCCCGCTGCTGGAGGAGCTGCCGGAGCGGGAGCGGACGATCCTCGTGCTGCGGTTCTTCGGGAACATGACGCAGACCCAGATCGCCGACCGCGTCGGGGTGTCGCAGATGCACGTGTCGCGACTGCTCGCGCAGACCCTGCGGCAGCTGCGGGAGAAGCTCAACGCGGCGGGCTGA
- a CDS encoding acyl-CoA dehydrogenase family protein — MTAEPLTGDFFRFADALTDDEREVVGRVREFLAEEVAPVALEHWTKAEFPHHLIPGFAGLNIASLPYDGLDGPAARRQLIGFVSMEIAHTDPSLNSFFGIHNGLAMGSIDLCGSPEQRERWLPAMGRMEKIGAFGLTEPHGGSDVARGLETTARREGDEWVIDGEKRWIGNGTFADLVVIWARDVADDSVKGFVVEQDNPGMTTTKMENKIALRTVQNADIVLSGCRVPEADRLQEAHSFADTNKVLRRTRGGVAWGSTGTMMAAYELALAYSQEREQFGRPIAGFQLVQDLLVRMLGNITASLGLAVRLAEMQEAGEARDEHAALAKEYCTTKMRETVALAREVVGGNGVVLDYGVGKFFADAEALYSFEGTKQINTLVVGRAITGHSAFV, encoded by the coding sequence ATGACCGCCGAACCCCTGACGGGTGACTTCTTCCGCTTCGCCGACGCCCTCACCGACGACGAGCGCGAGGTCGTCGGCCGGGTGCGCGAGTTCCTGGCGGAGGAGGTCGCGCCCGTCGCCCTGGAGCACTGGACGAAGGCCGAGTTCCCGCACCACCTCATCCCCGGGTTCGCGGGGCTGAACATCGCGTCCCTGCCCTACGACGGCCTCGACGGCCCGGCCGCGCGCCGGCAGCTCATCGGGTTCGTGTCGATGGAGATCGCGCACACCGACCCGTCGCTGAACAGCTTCTTCGGCATCCACAACGGCCTCGCGATGGGCAGCATCGACCTGTGCGGCTCGCCCGAGCAGCGCGAGCGCTGGCTGCCCGCGATGGGGCGGATGGAGAAGATCGGTGCGTTCGGGCTGACCGAGCCGCACGGCGGGTCCGACGTCGCGCGCGGCCTGGAGACCACCGCCCGCCGCGAGGGCGACGAGTGGGTGATCGACGGCGAGAAGCGCTGGATCGGCAACGGCACGTTCGCCGACCTCGTCGTGATCTGGGCCCGGGACGTCGCGGACGACTCGGTCAAGGGCTTCGTGGTGGAGCAGGACAACCCCGGCATGACCACCACGAAGATGGAGAACAAGATCGCCCTGCGCACCGTGCAGAACGCCGACATCGTGCTCAGCGGCTGCCGCGTGCCCGAGGCCGACCGCCTGCAGGAGGCGCACTCCTTCGCCGACACCAACAAGGTCCTGCGCCGCACCCGCGGCGGCGTGGCCTGGGGCTCGACCGGCACGATGATGGCCGCCTACGAGCTGGCGCTGGCCTACTCCCAGGAGCGCGAGCAGTTCGGCCGCCCGATCGCCGGGTTCCAGCTCGTGCAGGACCTGCTCGTGCGGATGCTCGGCAACATCACCGCCTCCCTCGGCCTGGCCGTGCGCCTGGCCGAGATGCAGGAGGCGGGGGAGGCCCGCGACGAGCACGCCGCCCTGGCCAAGGAGTACTGCACCACGAAGATGCGCGAGACGGTCGCGCTCGCGCGCGAGGTCGTCGGCGGCAACGGGGTGGTGCTCGACTACGGCGTCGGCAAGTTCTTCGCCGACGCCGAGGCGCTGTACTCCTTCGAGGGCACCAAGCAGATCAACACCCTCGTCGTGGGCCGGGCGATCACGGGGCACTCCGCCTTCGTCTGA
- a CDS encoding Gfo/Idh/MocA family protein yields MRLGLIGLGRIGAFHARTLAALDAVDSLVVTDAVPAVTAAVTAEVGAEAADSPEKLIAAGVDGVLIAAATDAHPVLLRAAVAAGLPVFCEKPLAAGLADARATAASVRGARVQIGYPRRFDAAFLAVRGAVAAGELGRVHTVRSTTLDPAPPPRAYLAGSGGLFRDCTVHDLDAVRWVTGQEISEVYATGSDRGDAMFGELGDVDAAALVLTMADGSLGLVSNSRYNARGYDVRLEVHGAADSAAAGLDGGLPVRPLGPGALTVAGPAHTFFMDRLASAFRAELAAFVEVVAGTRESPCTVDDALAVAVAAEAATISLREHRPVATAEIA; encoded by the coding sequence ATGAGGTTGGGACTCATCGGACTGGGGCGCATCGGCGCCTTCCACGCCCGCACGCTGGCCGCGCTGGACGCGGTCGACTCGCTCGTCGTCACCGACGCGGTGCCCGCCGTCACGGCGGCGGTGACCGCGGAGGTCGGTGCGGAGGCCGCCGACTCCCCGGAGAAGCTGATCGCCGCGGGCGTCGACGGCGTGCTGATCGCGGCCGCCACCGACGCCCACCCGGTGCTGCTGCGCGCCGCCGTCGCCGCCGGGCTGCCGGTGTTCTGCGAGAAGCCGCTGGCCGCCGGGCTGGCCGACGCCCGCGCCACGGCCGCGTCCGTCCGGGGCGCCCGGGTGCAGATCGGCTACCCCCGCCGCTTCGACGCCGCGTTCCTCGCGGTGCGCGGGGCCGTCGCGGCCGGGGAGCTGGGCCGGGTGCACACCGTCCGGTCCACCACGCTCGACCCGGCCCCGCCGCCGCGCGCCTACCTGGCCGGGTCCGGCGGGCTGTTCCGGGACTGCACCGTGCACGACCTCGACGCCGTCCGCTGGGTCACCGGACAGGAGATCAGCGAGGTGTACGCCACCGGCTCCGACCGCGGCGACGCGATGTTCGGGGAGCTGGGCGACGTCGACGCCGCGGCGCTCGTCCTGACGATGGCCGACGGATCGCTCGGGCTGGTCTCCAACAGCCGCTACAACGCCCGCGGCTACGACGTGCGCCTCGAGGTGCACGGCGCGGCCGACAGCGCCGCCGCCGGGCTCGACGGCGGCCTGCCGGTCCGCCCGCTGGGCCCCGGCGCGCTCACCGTCGCCGGGCCGGCGCACACCTTCTTCATGGACCGGCTCGCCTCGGCGTTCCGGGCCGAGCTGGCCGCGTTCGTCGAGGTGGTGGCCGGGACCAGGGAGTCGCCCTGCACCGTCGACGACGCACTGGCCGTGGCCGTCGCGGCGGAGGCGGCCACGATCTCGCTGCGGGAGCACCGGCCCGTCGCGACCGCCGAGATCGCCTGA
- a CDS encoding phytanoyl-CoA dioxygenase family protein, whose amino-acid sequence MGVPVLDDLVAVLADRIDPRAYPHADAVEQQVLVYSADGVRAAPPAELVRALADGPGVVVVRGALDRAMVDRVTGEFDAMVAEQHAAGRQVGDHFAAPGTNDRVWNALEKLAVRAPAAFVDYYSSDVLALVALAWLGPGYQVTSQVNVVHPGGRAQVGHRDYHLGFLPPTEIVRYPAHVHRLSPVLTLQGAVAHADMPVESGPTLYLPHSQKYGDGYLATALPEFAEHFERHHVQLPLATGDAAFFNPAVIHGAGRNRSSDVRRTANLLQISSAFGRAMESVDRARVCRAVYPHLRPGHEHAIAAAAEGYAFPTNLDRDPPVDGLAPPTQADLVRRAVAERWTAEAFDAALTDHTTRRDTH is encoded by the coding sequence ATGGGCGTGCCCGTCCTCGACGACCTCGTCGCGGTCCTCGCCGACCGGATCGACCCGCGCGCCTACCCGCACGCCGACGCCGTGGAGCAGCAGGTGCTGGTCTACTCCGCCGACGGCGTCCGCGCCGCGCCGCCCGCGGAGCTGGTGCGGGCCCTGGCCGACGGTCCCGGCGTCGTCGTCGTCCGCGGTGCCCTGGACCGGGCCATGGTCGACCGCGTCACGGGCGAGTTCGACGCGATGGTCGCCGAGCAGCACGCCGCCGGCCGGCAGGTGGGCGACCACTTCGCCGCCCCGGGCACCAACGACCGCGTCTGGAACGCGCTGGAGAAGCTCGCCGTCCGGGCGCCGGCCGCGTTCGTCGACTACTACTCCTCCGACGTGCTCGCCCTCGTCGCCCTGGCCTGGCTCGGGCCGGGCTACCAGGTGACCTCGCAGGTCAACGTCGTGCACCCGGGCGGACGGGCGCAGGTCGGGCACCGCGACTACCACCTGGGCTTCCTGCCCCCGACCGAGATCGTGCGCTACCCGGCGCACGTGCACCGCCTGTCCCCCGTGCTCACGCTGCAGGGGGCGGTGGCGCACGCCGACATGCCGGTGGAGTCGGGCCCGACGCTGTACCTGCCGCACTCGCAGAAGTACGGCGACGGGTACCTCGCCACGGCCCTGCCGGAGTTCGCCGAGCACTTCGAGCGCCACCACGTGCAGCTGCCGCTGGCCACCGGCGACGCCGCGTTCTTCAACCCCGCGGTGATCCACGGCGCGGGCCGCAACCGCAGCTCCGACGTCCGGCGCACCGCCAACCTGCTGCAGATCAGCTCCGCGTTCGGCCGGGCGATGGAGTCGGTCGACCGCGCCCGCGTGTGCCGCGCGGTGTACCCGCACCTGCGTCCGGGCCACGAGCACGCGATCGCCGCCGCGGCCGAGGGCTACGCCTTCCCGACCAACCTCGACCGCGACCCGCCGGTCGACGGCCTCGCGCCGCCCACCCAGGCCGACCTGGTGCGCCGCGCGGTCGCCGAGCGCTGGACCGCCGAGGCGTTCGACGCCGCCCTCACCGACCACACGACACGACGGGACACGCACTGA
- a CDS encoding LacI family DNA-binding transcriptional regulator, which yields MTGAVKRPRLEDVAAAVGVSTASVSLVLRGVAGPSAETRERVLEAAARLGYRADRSASLLARRRTHVLGVPVLLRDAFRTELAEEVQLAADARGYTVALSGITRTHDEQRVVDTLLDLRCEAVLLLAPGLSPAQLAGLGARVPTVVVGRRLPPSGFDVVRVADADGIGQAVDHLVGLGHRAIVHVDGGRAEMAQERREGFTAAMTRHGLEPRVAPGGDSEGAGARSARALLDAGLPTAVVAANDRSALGLLDVFVRAGVRVPGDVSVVGYDDAELSRLEHVRLTTVSQDAPEQARMAVDAALERLDGDRTDVVERVLRPRLVVRGTTAPVQA from the coding sequence GTGACCGGAGCTGTCAAGAGGCCGCGGCTGGAGGACGTCGCGGCCGCCGTCGGGGTGTCGACGGCGTCGGTGTCGCTCGTACTGCGCGGCGTCGCGGGCCCGAGCGCGGAGACCCGGGAGCGCGTGCTGGAGGCCGCGGCCCGGCTCGGCTACCGCGCCGACCGCAGCGCGAGCCTGCTGGCCCGGCGGCGCACCCACGTGCTCGGCGTCCCGGTGCTGCTGCGCGACGCGTTCCGCACCGAGCTGGCCGAGGAGGTGCAGCTCGCCGCCGACGCGCGCGGCTACACCGTGGCCCTGAGCGGCATCACCCGCACCCACGACGAGCAGCGCGTCGTCGACACCCTGCTCGACCTGCGCTGCGAGGCGGTCCTCCTGCTCGCCCCTGGCCTGTCGCCCGCCCAGCTGGCCGGGCTGGGGGCGCGGGTCCCGACCGTGGTCGTCGGGCGGCGGCTCCCCCCGTCCGGGTTCGACGTCGTGCGGGTCGCCGACGCCGACGGGATCGGCCAGGCCGTCGACCACCTCGTCGGGCTCGGCCACCGCGCGATCGTGCACGTCGACGGCGGGCGGGCCGAGATGGCGCAGGAGCGCCGCGAGGGCTTCACCGCCGCGATGACCCGGCACGGCCTGGAACCGCGGGTCGCGCCCGGCGGCGACAGCGAGGGGGCGGGGGCCCGGTCGGCCCGGGCGCTGCTGGACGCGGGCCTGCCGACCGCGGTGGTCGCCGCCAACGACCGCAGCGCCCTGGGCCTGCTCGACGTGTTCGTCCGGGCCGGGGTCCGCGTGCCCGGCGACGTCTCGGTGGTCGGCTACGACGACGCCGAGCTGTCCCGGCTCGAGCACGTGCGGCTCACCACCGTCAGCCAGGACGCCCCCGAGCAGGCGCGGATGGCCGTCGACGCCGCGCTGGAGCGGCTCGACGGCGACCGCACCGACGTCGTGGAGCGGGTGCTGCGGCCGCGGCTGGTGGTGCGCGGGACGACCGCCCCGGTTCAGGCGTAG
- the recQ gene encoding DNA helicase RecQ: MLPDTAPAPLDVLRRVFGYDAFRGPQQEVIEHVCAGGDALVLMPTGGGKSLCYQVPSLVRDGTGVVVSPLIALMQDQVDALRALGVRAGFLNSTQNPDERRDTERAYLDGELDLLYLAPERLRVPSTLSLLGRGRIALFAIDEAHCVAQWGHDFRPDYLALSEVHERWPDVPRIALTATATEATRTEIAQRLDLTAAKQVVASFDRPNIQYRIAPKNEPRKQLLDLLRAEHPGDAGIVYCLSRKSVEQTAEFLVGQGIPALPYHAGLDAEVRARHQSRFLREEGVVMVATIAFGMGIDKPDVRFVAHLDLPKSVEGYYQETGRAGRDGLPSTAWLAYGLADVVQQRKMIDESEGDRAHKQRLGQHLDAMLALCETVQCRRVRLLNYFGQPGEPCGNCDTCLTPPESWDGTIPAQKILSTVWRLKNERNQSFGAGHLIDIVTGKRTAKVEQFAHDQLTVFGVGADLSEPEWRAVVRQLLAQGLLAVQGAYQTFALTDASSEVLRGEREVPMRRDPVKATRTRSRSSRGDAPALAPELAPVFERLRAWRGATAKEQGVPAYVIFHNAVLEEIATRRPDSLAALGTISGIGENKLAKYGQGVLDALADD; this comes from the coding sequence GTGCTCCCCGACACCGCACCCGCCCCGCTCGACGTGCTCCGCCGCGTCTTCGGCTACGACGCGTTCCGCGGGCCGCAGCAGGAGGTGATCGAGCACGTCTGCGCGGGCGGCGACGCGCTCGTCCTCATGCCCACCGGCGGGGGCAAGTCGCTGTGCTACCAGGTGCCGTCGCTGGTCCGAGACGGCACCGGGGTGGTGGTGTCCCCGCTGATCGCGCTCATGCAGGACCAGGTCGACGCCCTGCGCGCGCTCGGCGTCCGCGCCGGGTTCCTCAACTCCACGCAGAACCCCGACGAGCGGCGCGACACCGAGCGCGCCTACCTCGACGGCGAGCTCGACCTGCTCTACCTCGCCCCCGAGCGCCTGCGCGTCCCGTCCACCCTGTCGCTGCTCGGGCGCGGGCGGATCGCGCTGTTCGCCATCGACGAGGCGCACTGCGTCGCCCAGTGGGGCCACGACTTCCGGCCCGACTACCTCGCCCTGTCCGAGGTCCACGAGCGCTGGCCCGACGTCCCCCGCATCGCGCTGACCGCCACCGCCACCGAGGCCACGCGCACCGAGATCGCCCAGCGGCTGGACCTGACCGCGGCCAAGCAGGTCGTCGCGAGCTTCGACCGGCCCAACATCCAGTACCGGATCGCGCCGAAGAACGAGCCCCGCAAGCAGCTGCTGGACCTGCTGCGCGCCGAGCACCCCGGCGACGCCGGCATCGTCTACTGCCTCTCGCGCAAGTCGGTGGAGCAGACCGCGGAGTTCCTCGTCGGGCAGGGGATCCCGGCGCTGCCCTACCACGCGGGGCTCGACGCGGAGGTCCGCGCGCGCCACCAGTCCCGGTTCCTGCGGGAGGAGGGCGTGGTGATGGTCGCGACGATCGCGTTCGGCATGGGCATCGACAAGCCCGACGTGCGGTTCGTCGCCCACCTCGACCTGCCGAAGTCCGTCGAGGGCTACTACCAGGAGACCGGCCGCGCGGGCCGCGACGGGCTGCCGTCCACCGCGTGGCTCGCCTACGGCCTGGCCGACGTCGTGCAGCAGCGCAAGATGATCGACGAGTCCGAGGGCGACCGCGCGCACAAGCAGCGCCTGGGCCAGCACCTCGACGCGATGCTCGCGCTGTGCGAGACCGTGCAGTGCCGCCGGGTGCGGCTGCTGAACTACTTCGGGCAGCCGGGCGAGCCGTGCGGCAACTGCGACACCTGCCTCACCCCGCCCGAGTCCTGGGACGGCACGATCCCGGCGCAGAAGATCCTCTCCACGGTGTGGCGGCTGAAGAACGAGCGCAACCAGTCGTTCGGGGCCGGGCACCTCATCGACATCGTCACGGGCAAGCGCACCGCGAAGGTCGAGCAGTTCGCCCACGACCAGCTGACGGTGTTCGGGGTGGGCGCCGACCTGTCCGAGCCCGAGTGGCGTGCGGTCGTCCGCCAGCTGCTGGCCCAGGGCCTGCTCGCCGTCCAGGGCGCGTACCAGACCTTCGCGCTGACCGACGCCAGCTCGGAGGTGCTGCGCGGCGAGCGCGAGGTGCCGATGCGGCGCGACCCGGTGAAGGCCACCCGCACCCGGTCCCGGTCCTCCCGCGGCGACGCCCCCGCCCTTGCCCCGGAGCTGGCCCCGGTCTTCGAGCGGCTGCGGGCCTGGCGGGGGGCCACGGCCAAGGAGCAGGGCGTGCCCGCGTACGTGATCTTCCACAACGCGGTGCTGGAGGAGATCGCCACCCGCCGACCCGACTCCCTGGCCGCGCTGGGCACGATCAGCGGGATCGGGGAGAACAAGCTGGCGAAGTACGGCCAGGGCGTCCTCGACGCGCTCGCCGACGACTGA